Proteins from one Coffea arabica cultivar ET-39 chromosome 8c, Coffea Arabica ET-39 HiFi, whole genome shotgun sequence genomic window:
- the LOC113705512 gene encoding expansin-like B1: MAPLRWLLISVACFLFMHSLGKSETCPDCFIHSRAGYYPNSDQKGTEVGECGFGKFGATLNGGDVSAASELYRGGVGCGACYQVRCTYSYYCLDKGVTVVITDHGISDRTDFILSQRAFSQMAQSTDSAASLLARGIVDIEYRRLELHMNKKDYKICFMVIKKASRFN; encoded by the exons ATGGCACCCCTGAGATGGCTCTTGATCTCTGTTGCATGTTTCCTTTTCATGCACAGTCTTGGAAAGTCTGAGACCTGTCCTGATTGTTTTATCCATTCTCGGGCAGGTTATTACCCAAATTCTGACCAAAAAGGAACAGAAG TTGGGGAATGTGGCTTTGGTAAGTTTGGAGCAACACTCAATGGCGGTGATGTTTCGGCTGCATCAGAACTATATCGAGGGGGTGTAGGGTGTGGTGCTTGCTATCAG GTAAGGTGCACTTACAGTTATTATTGCCTGGATAAAGGAGTAACTGTAGTCATAACTGACCACGGAATCAGTGATCGAACTGACTTCATTCTCAGCCAGCGAGCCTTCAGTCAGATGGCACAGAGCACGGATTCAGCAGCCTCTCTACTGGCACGTGGAATAGTTGACATTGAATATAGAAGGTTAGAGTTACATATGAACAAAAAAGACTACAAGATATGCTTCATGGTCATCAAGAAAGCCTCTAGATTCAACTAA
- the LOC113705514 gene encoding uncharacterized protein, with amino-acid sequence MSGAQGAQPKEAYTATTYESKDGGENKPRTDLYSKEDEGYVEVDKIQEKVEDPVGKGGPVFGAGKDDDKGDLGVTGTG; translated from the coding sequence ATGTCAGGGGCACAAGGAGCACAACCAAAGGAGGCCTATACTGCTACAACGTATGAATCAAAAGATGGAGGAGAGAACAAGCCCAGAACCGACCTTTATTCCAAGGAGGATGAGGGCTATGTTGAGGTTGATAAAATTCAGGAGAAAGTAGAGGATCCTGTGGGCAAGGGAGGTCCTGTTTTCGGTGCTGGCAAGGATGATGACAAGGGGGACTTGGGTGTGACTGGAACTGGTTGA
- the LOC113705516 gene encoding expansin-like B1 encodes MAPLRWLLISVACFLFMHSLGKSETCPDCFIHSRAGYYPNSDEKGTEVGECGFGKFGATLNGGDVSAASELYRGGVGCGACYQVRCTYSYYCLDKGVTVVITDHGISDRTDFILSQRAFSQMAQSTDAAASLLALGIVDIEYRRVSCSYPNKNITFKIDESSNNPYYLAFEILYQQGKMDITAVQLCETQNFVCKLLDRTHGAVWTTTSPPSGPLSIRMLFSANDEDQTWVVPVNNIPGNWKPGDTYDSGVQVNA; translated from the exons ATGGCACCCCTGAGATGGCTCTTGATCTCTGTTGCATGTTTCCTTTTCATGCACAGTCTTGGAAAGTCTGAGACCTGTCCTGATTGTTTTATCCATTCTCGGGCAGGTTATTACCCAAATTCTGACGAAAAAGGAACAGAAG TTGGGGAATGTGGCTTTGGTAAGTTTGGAGCAACACTCAACGGCGGTGACGTTTCGGCTGCATCAGAACTATATCGAGGGGGTGTAGGATGTGGTGCTTGCTATCAG GTAAGGTGCACTTACAGTTATTATTGCCTGGATAAAGGAGTAACTGTAGTCATAACTGACCATGGAATCAGTGATCGAACTGACTTCATTCTCAGCCAGCGAGCCTTTAGTCAGATGGCACAGAGCACGGATGCAGCAGCCTCTCTACTGGCACTTGGAATAGTTGACATTGAATATAGAAG GGTCTCATGTAGCTATCCTAACAAAAATATTACATTCAAGATCGATGAGAGCAGCAATAACCCTTATTATCTAGCTTTTGAAATATTGTACCAGCAAGGAAAGATGGACATTACAGCTGTGCAGCTCTGTGAG ACACAAAACTTTGTTTGTAAACTCTTGGATAGGACTCATGGAGCAGTATGGACGACCACCTCGCCGCCAAGTGGGCCTTTATCGATAAGGATGCTATTTAGTGCCAATGATGAAGATCAGACATGGGTAGTTCCAGTCAACAACATACCAGGAAATTGGAAACCTGGAGACACATATGACTCAGGAGTACAAGTAAATGCTTAG